One Solanum pennellii chromosome 9, SPENNV200 DNA segment encodes these proteins:
- the LOC107031709 gene encoding uncharacterized protein LOC107031709, with the protein MIQAQPPPHPFFLFSPLFSFTFFFSSFPPHLTANSSHEDQKRAAPLVSNSGGNCQQQPMKQQATNRQPKADLTPAKAARSSGKANSDVVSEGFKWAKRWIFNRSVPVSYCFIFSHVIHELSSAKVTRISII; encoded by the exons ATGATCCAGGCACAGCCTCCGCCCCATCCGTTCTTCCTCTTTTCTCCCCTCTTTTCTTTTACATTCTTCTTCTCCTCCTTCCCTCCTCACCTGACCGCCAACAGTAGCCATGAGGACCAGAAGCGAGCAGCTCCACTAGTGAGCAACTCTGGCGGAAACTGCCAGCAGCAGCCTATGAAGCAGCAAGCCACCAACAGGCAACCCAAGGCGGATCTGACTCCGGCAAAGGCTGCTCGATCCAGCGGAAAAGCGAACTCCGATGTAGTTTCCGAAGGTTTCAAGTGGGCTAAAAGATGGATCTTCAACAGATCCGTCCCG GTGtcttattgttttatatttagtcatgttattcatgagttgagcagtgCCAAG GTGACCAGAATCAGCATCATCTag